The following proteins come from a genomic window of Amphiura filiformis chromosome 16, Afil_fr2py, whole genome shotgun sequence:
- the LOC140136222 gene encoding zinc finger protein 711-like encodes MSHSRRAMESPFTKFQLLFCKTCGLQRLCDVTKELQKLFTEKYLEPNTCGICQKQVEQTNNINKEKSAQQSGMKEEHFNDGDGQNDDYDLRPNLRVAVKKDKLVINKVQDDDVSAMKIEPDVDIDEGHKSMQMDEDPELVASPMKSELDEDTDEEIHTLTQVEDPELVASSTAMKSERNEDIDEEVHRLMQMEEDPEMVASSTLLEGTNEDFFKFLDPELLEVTLPSDDPKKPLKCKVCNAAFGAIQVFANHASDHTDKGPMQKPLKCPDCGKNYCTKTFQQHRGYHLKLKTPQQCIYKGCKFAFKEMRVFKSHLDVHKGDKRHCCKVCGAGYLRKRDLSVHEQVHSSGPKRFRCRYCENSYSTSNMALRHERKIHDHQDILECDECGLKCSSEYWLKRHKHSHKTKLKTDFVCGQCRACFIDQATLDQHALNACEAPFDWEGETKFVDPRLVALLDKPRIRSKPFRCKQCPRKEFNRLSLFLYHMKYKHDCPVTHVYTCDQCDKKFDKYSKVEDHSATHSHDLSYMCDHDGCNKRFKTPTGFKKHKLYHRDDRRQHTCHICGVSFRTTSTLNGHLEGVHCKNNRQYKCTYCDSRFRLKGMRLRHEKLRHLNEKSFVCEVCGKAFKEKTWLVSHKYSHTGERPFACHVCEYRCTNRSYLKNHMRVHTGERPHKCELCESRFMHKSALNYHMKKVHWFAKSY; translated from the coding sequence ACGTGCAATGGAGTCGCCTTTCACGAAATTCCAGTTGTTATTCTGCAAAACTTGTGGTTTGCAACGATTGTGTGATGTGACCAAAGAACTCCAGAAActctttacagaaaaatatttggAGCCAAACACATGTGGTATTTGCCAGAAACAAGTGGAGCAAACGAACAACATCAACAAAGAGAAGTCTGCACAACAATCTGGTATGAAAGAAGAACATTTTAACGACGGTGATGGTCAGAATGACGATTACGATCTACGTCCAAATTTACGTGTTGCTGTAAAAAAGGACAAATTGGTTATAAACAAGGTACAAGATGATGATGTCAGTGCCATGAAAATTGAGCCGGATGTAGACATTGACGAAGGCCACAAATCGATGCAAATGGATGAAGATCCTGAACTGGTGGCTTCACCTATGAAAAGTGAGCTGGATGAAGACACTGACGAAGAAATCCACACATTGACGCAAGTGGAAGATCCTGAACTGGTGGCTTCATCCACTGCCATGAAAAGTGAGCGGAATGAAGACATTGACGAAGAAGTCCACAGATTGATGCAAATGGAAGAAGATCCTGAAATGGTGGCTTCGTCAACTTTACTGGAAGGAACAAATGaagattttttcaaatttcttgatCCTGaacttcttgaagtcacactgCCTTCAGATGACCCAAAAAAGCCCCTCAAGTGCAAGGTTTGCAATGCAGCATTCGGTGCTATTCAAGTATTTGCTAACCATGCGTCTGATCACACGGATAAAGGTCCGATGCAGAAGCCACTGAAGTGCCCAGATTGTGGGAAGAACTACTGTACAAAGACTTTCCAACAGCACAGAGGGTACCATCTCAAATTGAAGACTCCGCAGCAGTGTATCTACAAAGGATGCAAATTCGCATTCAAGGAAATGAGAGTATTCAAAAGCCATTTGGATGTGCACAAAGGGGACAAACGTCATTGTTGCAAGGTATGTGGTGCAGGATATTTGAGAAAAAGAGATCTGTCCGTACATGAACAAGTTCATTCTAGTGGACCAAAACGATTCCGTTGCAGGTATTGTGAGAATTCCTACAGTACTAGTAACATGGCACTGCGACATGAGAGAAAAATTCATGATCATCAAGATATTCTTGAATGTGATGAGTGCGGCCTTAAATGTTCGTCAGAATATTGGTTAAAGAGGCATAAACATTCccacaaaacaaaattgaaaaccgATTTTGTATGCGGTCAGTGTAGAGCATGTTTTATAGATCAAGCTACGCTTGATCAGCATGCATTAAACGCCTGTGAAGCCCCTTTTGATTGGGAAGGGGAAACCAAATTCGTGGATCCAAGACTCGTAGCTCTCTTGGATAAGCCAAGAATAAGGAGCAAACCATTCAGGTGCAAACAATGTCCAAGGAAAGAATTCAATCGTTTGTCTCTATTTTTGTACCATATGAAATATAAACATGATTGCCCTGTGACACATGTATACACTTGTGATCAGTGTGATAAGAAATTTGACAAGTATAGCAAAGTGGAAGATCATAGTGCAACCCACTCGCATGATTTGTCATATATGTGCGATCATGACGGCTGTAATAAACGTTTCAAAACCCCAACCGGTTTTAAAAAGCACAAGCTTTATCACAGAGATGATAGACGACAACACACATGCCACATCTGTGGCGTAAGCTTTCGGACAACTTCGACTCTCAATGGTCATTTGGAGGGTGTACATTGTAAAAATAACAGACAATACAAATGCACGTACTGTGACAGTCGTTTCCGTTTGAAGGGCATGCGGCTAAGACACGAAAAATTACGACATCTCAATGAAAAGTCCTTTGTGTGTGAAGTCTGTGGAAAGGCCTTTAAAGAAAAGACTTGGCTGGTTTCTCATAAATACAGTCACACGGGTGAGCGACCATTCGCTTGCCATGTTTGTGAATATCGTTGTACTAATCGGAGCTATCTGAAAAACCACATGCGTGTTCACACTGGTGAACGCCCACACAAATGTGAACTATGTGAGTCAAGATTTATGCATAAATCTGCCCTAAATTATCACATGAAGAAAGTTCACTGGTTTGCTAAATCATATTAA
- the LOC140136223 gene encoding uncharacterized protein — MESSIKKIQLLFCHTCGLQRVCDVTEELQKLFTEKHLEPNTCGICQKQLEPNNEQQFGIKDEQIDDSDGQNKDYDLRSNLRVVVKKDKIDTNNEEQDDGDDTTMESDEPGEDIDEEVHKLMQMGEDPELVASELVASSTAMKNELNEDIDEEVHRLMQMEEDPELVASSVLLKEADENCVKFLDPELVEATLPSDDPNRPLKCKVCNATFITIGSFVKHASDHTDKGPMEKPLKCSDCGKNYSTRAFQQHRRNHLKLKTPQQCTYKGCKFAFNERHVFQSHVEVHKGLKRHCCKVCGAGYLTKRDLSVHERVHSKGSKQFICRYCKEPFATSFKVKRHERENHDHQDTLECDECALTFSSEYLVKRHKEFHKTELKTDFVCNKCRQCFTDQSTLDQHAELNTCNAPDDIDWEEVTKFVNPRLVVLMDKPRIRSKPFRCKQCPTKEFNVASLFLNHMKYKHPKIDCPVTHAYTCDQCDVKFKWYNTVVNHNLTHSLYRPYICDHDGCNKGFKNPQQLRSHKVTHRGNRQKHICHICGAGLVSNTKLRRHMETVHSKSRPKPYKCTYCNKSFLDKWRQNHHERLSHLNERPFVCEVCGKAFKENSALVTHNYSHTGERPFACHLCEYRCIRRDYLTNHIRTHTGVHPYKCELCETTFMHKPALNYHVKKVH, encoded by the coding sequence aTGGAGTCATCTATCAAGAAAATACAGTTATTATTCTGCCACACTTGCGGTTTGCAACGAGTCTGTGATGTGACAGAAGAACTCCAAAAACTCTTCACAGAAAAACACTTGGAGCCAAACACATGTGGTATTTGCCAGAAACAACTGGAACCAAATAATGAACAACAATTTGGTATCAAAGATGAACAAATTGATGATAGCGATGGCCAAAATAAAGATTACGATCTACGTTCAAATTTACGTGTTGTTGTAAAAAAGGACAAAATAGATACAAATAATGAGGAACAAGATGATGGTGATGACACTACCATGGAAAGTGATGAGCCGGGTGAAGACATTGACGAAGAAGTCCACAAATTAATGCAAATGGGAGAGGATCCTGAACTGGTGGCTTCTGAACTGGTGGCTTCATCCACTGCCATGAAAAATGAGCTGAATGAAGACATTGACGAAGAAGTCCACAGATTAATGCAAATGGAAGAAGATCCTGAACTTGTAGCTTCATCAGTTTTACTGAAAGAAGCAGACGAAAATTGTGTGAAATTTCTTGATCCTGAACTCGTGGAAGCCACATTGCCTTCAGATGACCCAAACAGACCCCTCAAGTGCAAGGTTTGTAATGCAACATTCATTACGATTGGCTCATTTGTTAAACATGCGTCAGATCACACGGATAAAGGGCCAATGGAGAAGCCCCTAAAATGCTCAGATTGTGGAAAGAATTACTCTACGAGGGCTTTCCAACAGCATAGAAGGAATCATCTCAAATTGAAGACTCCTCAGCAGTGTACCTACAAAGGATGCAAGTTTGCATTCAATGAGAGGCATGTTTTTCAAAGCCATGTGGAAGTGCACAAAGGTCTCAAACGTCATTGTTGCAAGGTATGTGGTGCGGGATATTTAACAAAGAGAGATCTGTCCGTACATGAACGAGTCCATTCTAAAGGATCAAAGCAATTTATTTGCAGGTATTGCAAGGAGCCCTTCGCTACCAGTTTCAAAGTGAAGCGACATGAGAGAGAAAATCATGATCATCAAGATACTCTTGAATGTGACGAGTGTGCCCTTACATTTTCGTCAGAATATTTGGTAAAGAGGCATAAGGAATTCCACAAAACGGAATTGAAAACCGATTTCGTTTGTAATAAATGTAGACAATGTTTTACAGATCAATCCACCCTTGATCAGCATGCAGAATTAAACACATGTAACGCCCCTGATGACATCGACTGGGAAGAGGTAACCAAATTCGTTAATCCAAGACTCGTGGTGCTCATGGATAAGCCAAGAATAAGGAGCAAACCATTCAGGTGCAAACAATGTCCAACAAAAGAATTCAATGTGGCGTCTTTATTTTTGAACCATATGAAATACAAGCACCCAAAGATTGATTGTCCTGTGACACATGCATATACTTGTGATCAGTGTGATGTAAAATTTAAATGGTATAACACGGTGGTAAACCACAATTTGACACACTCGCTTTACAGACCATATATTTGCGATCATGACGGCTGTAACAAAGGTTTTAAAAACCCACAGCAGTTGAGATCGCACAAAGTAACTCACAGAGGTAATAGACAAAAACACATATGTCATATCTGTGGTGCAGGCTTGGTGTCAAATACGAAACTTCGACGCCATATGGAGACTGTACATAGTAAAAGTAGACCCAAACCTTACAAATGCACGTACTGCAACAAAAGTTTCCTTGACAAGTGGAGACAGAATCATCACGAAAGATTAAGTCATCTGAATGAAAGACCATTTGTGTGTGAAGTCTGTGGAAAGGCCTTTAAAGAAAACAGTGCGCTGGTTACTCATAATTACTCACACACCGGTGAGCGACCATTCGCTTGTCATCTGTGCGAGTATCGCTGTATTCGTCGCGACTATCTGACCAACCACATCCGCACACACACGGGAGTACACCCCTACAAATGTGAACTGTGTGAGACAACATTTATGCATAAACCTGCCCTAAATTATCACGTGAAGAAAGTTCACTAG